Proteins from a genomic interval of Polaribacter sp. Q13:
- a CDS encoding L,D-transpeptidase, protein MKHKINFQILLLLLIYFHIGNINAVPFLQIRASFSNNIAPKKITIKKNITVENYFQFIDSLVIKYDTLTTYKLTEHLLVRANPWIINTLKNTDYYLMKVKDSFVYNQKKMVVLKKGNQLIIPDSIKAKEIYNSFTNTRIDINIPEYKLRIFENDKELYSFPVRVGRNEKKYLKMAGRILDLRTKTGKGKIVGYERFPDFYNPANGHRYYVTNRDDKKVTKLPQVPFIETEINGLRYGQLIHTTTNPKTLGKAYSNGCIGAKEADIWVIYYYAPINTKINIRYNLNIKDSISGKNIILKDIYGYSKK, encoded by the coding sequence ATGAAACATAAAATAAATTTTCAGATCCTTTTATTGCTACTAATATACTTTCATATTGGCAATATAAATGCAGTTCCTTTTTTACAAATAAGAGCTAGTTTCTCAAATAATATTGCTCCTAAAAAAATAACTATCAAAAAAAATATCACTGTAGAAAACTACTTTCAATTTATAGATTCTCTTGTCATAAAATACGATACTTTAACCACATATAAACTAACAGAACACTTGTTGGTAAGAGCAAATCCTTGGATAATTAATACTCTAAAAAACACGGATTACTATCTAATGAAAGTAAAAGATTCTTTTGTTTACAATCAAAAGAAAATGGTTGTTTTAAAAAAGGGAAATCAACTAATAATACCAGATTCTATAAAGGCCAAAGAGATATACAATTCATTTACCAACACAAGGATAGATATAAACATCCCCGAGTATAAGCTTAGAATTTTTGAAAACGATAAAGAGCTTTATAGTTTTCCCGTTCGGGTTGGTAGAAATGAAAAAAAATATCTAAAAATGGCTGGTAGAATTTTAGATTTAAGAACAAAAACAGGTAAAGGAAAAATTGTGGGGTATGAACGGTTTCCAGATTTCTACAACCCTGCTAATGGACATAGATATTATGTAACCAACAGAGATGATAAAAAGGTTACAAAATTGCCTCAAGTGCCATTTATAGAAACTGAAATTAATGGTTTACGCTACGGACAATTAATACACACAACAACCAACCCAAAAACGTTGGGTAAAGCCTATTCTAACGGTTGTATTGGCGCTAAAGAAGCAGATATTTGGGTTATTTATTATTATGCTCCCATAAACACTAAAATTAACATTAGATATAATTTAAACATAAAAGATTCTATCAGCGGAAAAAATATAATATTAAAAGACATTTACGGCTATTCTAAAAAATAA
- a CDS encoding CBS domain-containing protein, with protein MAIKSFQGKRDTSQGKEESQILVSDYMTKKLITFKAEDTLDHVITQLITYKISGGPVVNDKNDLIGIISETDCIKHISESKYYNMPSDVNNTVGKYMVTDVDTIDKDMNIFDAAFKFISSHRRRFPVVENGKLIGQISQTDVLKAAISVKGNTWNS; from the coding sequence ATGGCAATTAAAAGCTTTCAAGGAAAAAGAGATACAAGTCAAGGAAAAGAAGAATCTCAAATTTTGGTATCTGATTATATGACTAAAAAATTGATAACTTTTAAAGCTGAGGATACTTTAGATCATGTAATTACTCAATTAATTACCTATAAAATCTCTGGAGGTCCTGTTGTTAATGACAAAAACGACTTAATTGGTATTATTTCTGAAACAGATTGTATTAAGCATATCTCTGAAAGTAAATATTACAACATGCCATCTGATGTTAATAATACAGTAGGGAAATATATGGTTACAGATGTTGATACCATTGATAAAGATATGAATATTTTTGATGCTGCTTTTAAGTTTATTAGTTCTCACAGAAGAAGGTTTCCTGTGGTAGAAAATGGTAAATTAATTGGGCAAATTAGTCAGACTGATGTGTTAAAAGCTGCAATAAGTGTAAAAGGAAATACTTGGAATAGTTAA
- a CDS encoding FtsX-like permease family protein, with amino-acid sequence MVKWPIILNIAKTHLLSKFKQSTIAALGVTFGIASYITLVSFMTGLNNVLDDLILNQTPHIHIYNEIEPSKQQPISLFDSYKNSFNVVHSIKPKLNQKKIHNALPIIKYLNNLKDVKGAISQIKTNIFYISGSIELGGNITGINPLEEARLFNFKDYVIKGSPKDLKNTENSIIIGSGVAKKMSLSIGERVQISTIKGDVFPLKIVGIYQSGSTEIDAIQSFTNIKTVQTILGEAKNYVTDINVKLYNIEKALPLAKNIEQQFNLKAVDINTANAQFETGTSIRNLITYAVSFTLLIVAGFGIYNILNMLIYEKMNDIAILKAVGFSGKDVQMIFMSQAMIIGIVGGVLGLLLGLLFTNIIHTIPYKTVALPRLKTYPIDFNIWYYFIGIVFAIVSTFFAGYLPSQKAKKIDPVKIIRGQ; translated from the coding sequence ATGGTAAAATGGCCCATCATACTAAATATTGCAAAAACACATTTGCTCTCTAAATTTAAGCAATCTACTATTGCTGCTTTGGGAGTTACTTTTGGCATAGCATCCTACATTACTTTGGTTAGTTTTATGACGGGTTTAAATAATGTTTTAGATGATTTAATTCTAAATCAAACACCTCATATTCATATTTATAATGAAATAGAACCCTCTAAACAACAACCTATTTCTTTATTTGATAGTTATAAGAATAGTTTTAATGTTGTACACTCTATTAAACCAAAATTAAATCAGAAAAAAATACATAATGCATTGCCTATTATTAAGTATTTAAATAACCTTAAAGATGTTAAAGGAGCCATTTCTCAAATAAAAACAAATATATTCTACATCTCAGGATCTATAGAGCTTGGTGGAAACATAACAGGAATAAATCCATTAGAAGAAGCAAGGCTTTTTAATTTTAAAGATTATGTAATTAAAGGTTCTCCAAAGGATTTAAAAAATACAGAAAATAGTATTATAATTGGCTCTGGAGTTGCCAAAAAGATGTCATTATCCATTGGAGAAAGAGTTCAAATTAGTACCATAAAAGGCGATGTTTTTCCTTTAAAAATTGTTGGTATTTATCAAAGTGGAAGTACAGAGATAGATGCTATACAAAGCTTTACAAATATTAAAACAGTACAAACCATTTTAGGAGAAGCTAAAAACTATGTTACAGATATTAATGTAAAATTATACAATATAGAAAAGGCACTCCCTCTTGCTAAAAATATTGAACAACAATTTAACCTAAAAGCAGTAGATATTAATACTGCAAACGCACAATTTGAAACAGGTACTTCTATAAGAAATTTAATAACCTATGCGGTTTCTTTTACGTTGTTAATTGTAGCCGGTTTTGGAATTTATAACATTTTAAATATGCTTATTTATGAAAAAATGAATGACATTGCTATTCTAAAAGCAGTTGGTTTCTCGGGTAAAGATGTACAAATGATTTTTATGAGTCAGGCAATGATTATAGGAATCGTAGGTGGTGTTCTTGGGTTACTTTTAGGACTTCTATTCACTAATATTATTCATACAATTCCCTATAAAACAGTAGCTTTACCAAGGCTAAAAACATATCCAATAGATTTTAATATTTGGTATTACTTTATAGGAATTGTATTTGCCATCGTATCCACTTTTTTTGCAGGTTACTTACCTTCTCAAAAAGCAAAAAAAATAGATCCCGTTAAAATTATAAGAGGCCAGTAA
- the pyk gene encoding pyruvate kinase has product MIEYKKTKIVATLGPAIDTKEKMKELAIAGVNVFRINFSHADYDVVKLNVKRIREINKEEGFNVAILADLQGPKLRVGVMEDGVILNDGDLFTFTTEKCIGNNKKAFMTYQRFPKDVKVGENIMVDDGKLRFEVVSTDKDKEVVVKVIVGGPLNSKKGVNLPNTAISLPALTEKDKEDAVFALGLKVDWMALSFVRTPEDLRMLRDLIDEHSDYRVPVIAKIEKPEAVANIDALIPYCDGLMVARGDLGVEIPMQDVPLIQKKLVRRAKRARIPVIIATQMMETMIDNPVPTRAEVNDVANSIMDGADAVMLSGETSVGKHPLKVIQKMSEIIRAVENSSMIKVPHEAPHIRTNRFITKSVCHHAALMADNIDAKAISTLTRSGYTAFQISAWRPKAEILVFSSERRILSKVNLLWGVRAFFYDKHLSTDDTVVDINKITKESGIVSVGDLMINLTSMPVEAKGMVNTLRVSEID; this is encoded by the coding sequence ATGATAGAATACAAAAAAACAAAAATAGTTGCAACCTTAGGTCCAGCAATAGACACCAAAGAAAAGATGAAAGAGTTGGCAATTGCAGGTGTCAATGTCTTTAGAATTAATTTTTCGCACGCAGATTATGATGTTGTAAAACTGAATGTAAAAAGAATTAGAGAAATTAATAAAGAAGAAGGATTCAATGTTGCTATTTTAGCAGATTTACAAGGGCCAAAACTTCGTGTAGGAGTTATGGAAGATGGTGTAATTTTAAATGATGGAGACCTTTTTACCTTTACTACAGAAAAGTGTATTGGTAACAACAAAAAAGCATTTATGACCTACCAACGTTTTCCTAAAGACGTAAAAGTTGGAGAAAACATTATGGTAGATGATGGTAAATTACGTTTTGAAGTAGTTTCTACAGATAAAGACAAAGAAGTTGTTGTAAAAGTTATAGTTGGGGGACCTTTAAATTCTAAAAAAGGAGTAAACTTACCAAACACAGCTATTTCTTTACCTGCTTTAACAGAAAAAGATAAAGAAGATGCCGTTTTTGCTTTAGGCTTAAAGGTAGATTGGATGGCACTTTCTTTTGTAAGAACTCCAGAAGATTTAAGAATGTTACGCGATTTAATTGATGAACATTCAGATTATAGAGTACCAGTTATTGCTAAAATAGAAAAACCAGAAGCAGTTGCAAATATAGACGCATTAATTCCTTATTGTGATGGTTTAATGGTTGCTCGTGGAGATTTAGGAGTAGAAATTCCTATGCAAGACGTTCCATTAATTCAGAAAAAATTAGTAAGACGTGCTAAGAGAGCAAGAATTCCTGTAATTATTGCAACTCAAATGATGGAAACAATGATTGATAATCCTGTTCCAACAAGAGCAGAAGTAAATGATGTTGCCAATTCAATTATGGACGGAGCAGATGCTGTAATGTTATCTGGTGAAACTTCTGTAGGGAAACATCCTTTAAAAGTAATTCAGAAAATGTCTGAAATCATTAGAGCAGTAGAAAACTCTAGCATGATTAAAGTACCACATGAAGCACCACATATTAGAACAAATAGATTTATAACAAAATCTGTTTGTCATCATGCAGCATTAATGGCAGATAATATAGATGCAAAAGCTATTTCTACTTTAACAAGAAGTGGATATACTGCTTTTCAAATTTCAGCTTGGAGACCGAAAGCAGAAATATTGGTATTTTCTTCAGAAAGAAGAATTTTATCAAAAGTTAATTTACTTTGGGGTGTTAGAGCGTTCTTTTACGATAAACATTTAAGTACAGATGATACTGTTGTAGATATTAACAAAATAACGAAAGAAAGTGGTATCGTTTCAGTAGGAGATTTAATGATTAACTTAACTTCTATGCCAGTGGAGGCTAAAGGAATGGTAAATACATTAAGAGTTTCTGAAATAGACTAA
- a CDS encoding M28 family peptidase, whose product MKAFSSLVSVLIILGVIVWSFSDLKPTFSPEKIESKTEFSINNALYHLKNISKETHYTGSKNHKEVQHYIVNELQKMGLETEIQTQTAINKKWFAATTAENILARIKGSENGKALMLLTHYDSNPHSSLGASDAGSGVVTILEGIRVFLEKNKQHKNDIIILISDAEELGLLGAQAFVDTHPWTNDIGLVLNFEARGSGGPSYMLMETNGKNSKLLSEFMAAKPNYPAANSLMYSIYKKLPNDTDLTVFRENADINGFNFAFIGDHFDYHTAQDSYDRLDRETLLHQADYFTSTVNYFSNSDLTNLNSDEDFVYVNFPFVKLASYPFSWGSNMLIGAILIFLLLLFFGFKKRKLSLKGILKGFGIFILAVILCGGISFGLWKLLLIIHPQYKDILHGFTYNGYQYITAFVFLNLWVLFKVNKFIYKHEKSTDLIIGPIVIWLVINCFINAYLKGAGFFIIPVFAALVILAIAIFMNLEEKAKRILFTIISIPTIYIFAPLIKMFPVGLGLKILFVSGVLIALVFGLMIFTFHQKKTFWMQKVVGLCAIIFFVLATYNSGFSVDKKKPNSLVYIQNSDDKTAFFATYDTNLDSYTKQIFDKNATEGSIANAETKSKYNTRFTYHKKTEFKNIPSAYVETELDTVIGNKRFVEITISSNRKVNKFEFITKNKLKLHQFKVNDVLVNDGKIYEIKNGTFLIYHLANQDKEVTLSFSVLNEDKLDIILNEISYDLLENDHFTITPRTEEMMPIPFVTNDAIIISKKLKL is encoded by the coding sequence ATGAAAGCCTTTTCTTCTCTTGTTTCTGTTCTTATAATTCTTGGAGTTATTGTTTGGAGTTTTTCTGATTTAAAACCCACTTTTTCTCCAGAAAAAATCGAGTCTAAAACTGAATTCTCTATAAATAATGCACTTTATCATTTAAAGAATATTAGTAAAGAAACTCATTATACGGGTTCTAAAAATCATAAAGAAGTTCAGCATTATATTGTAAATGAACTACAGAAAATGGGATTGGAAACTGAAATTCAAACCCAAACAGCCATAAATAAAAAATGGTTTGCAGCAACTACTGCAGAAAATATATTGGCAAGAATTAAAGGATCTGAAAACGGTAAAGCCTTAATGCTTTTAACGCATTACGATTCTAATCCGCATTCCTCTTTGGGTGCAAGTGATGCGGGTTCTGGAGTAGTTACTATTTTAGAGGGAATTAGAGTATTCTTAGAAAAAAACAAACAACACAAAAACGATATTATCATTCTTATTTCTGATGCTGAAGAACTGGGTTTATTAGGTGCACAGGCTTTTGTTGATACACATCCTTGGACCAACGATATTGGTTTGGTGTTAAATTTTGAAGCACGCGGAAGTGGTGGCCCAAGCTATATGTTGATGGAAACGAATGGAAAAAACAGCAAGTTATTGTCAGAATTTATGGCTGCAAAACCAAATTATCCTGCAGCAAATTCTTTAATGTACAGCATCTATAAAAAATTACCAAACGATACCGATTTAACCGTTTTTAGAGAAAATGCAGATATAAATGGATTCAATTTTGCCTTTATAGGCGATCATTTCGATTACCATACAGCACAAGATTCTTACGACCGTTTAGATAGAGAAACACTTTTGCATCAAGCAGATTACTTTACATCTACTGTAAATTATTTTTCAAATTCAGATTTAACCAATTTAAATTCTGATGAAGATTTTGTCTATGTAAATTTTCCGTTTGTAAAATTAGCATCCTACCCTTTCTCCTGGGGTTCTAACATGTTAATCGGTGCAATTCTCATTTTTTTACTTTTACTTTTCTTCGGATTTAAAAAAAGAAAACTCTCTTTAAAAGGAATTTTAAAAGGTTTTGGAATCTTTATTTTGGCTGTTATCCTGTGCGGAGGGATTTCTTTTGGTCTATGGAAGTTATTATTAATCATTCACCCTCAATATAAAGACATTTTACACGGTTTTACCTATAATGGATATCAATACATCACTGCGTTTGTGTTTTTGAATTTATGGGTCTTATTTAAAGTCAATAAATTTATTTATAAACACGAAAAGTCAACAGATTTAATAATTGGTCCAATTGTAATTTGGCTCGTTATTAATTGCTTTATCAATGCCTATTTAAAAGGTGCAGGTTTTTTTATCATTCCGGTGTTTGCTGCATTGGTTATTTTGGCAATTGCTATTTTTATGAATTTGGAAGAAAAAGCAAAACGTATATTATTCACTATTATATCAATTCCTACTATTTATATTTTTGCGCCATTAATTAAAATGTTTCCGGTTGGCTTAGGGTTAAAAATATTGTTTGTTTCCGGAGTTTTAATCGCCTTAGTTTTTGGGTTGATGATTTTTACTTTTCATCAAAAGAAAACTTTTTGGATGCAGAAAGTAGTTGGTTTATGCGCTATTATCTTCTTTGTACTCGCAACCTATAATAGTGGTTTTTCTGTTGATAAAAAGAAACCGAATAGCCTTGTTTACATTCAGAATTCTGATGATAAAACTGCCTTTTTTGCCACGTATGATACAAACTTAGATTCATACACAAAACAAATTTTCGACAAAAATGCCACAGAAGGAAGTATTGCCAATGCAGAAACCAAAAGTAAATACAATACACGCTTTACATATCATAAAAAAACCGAATTCAAAAATATTCCTTCGGCTTATGTAGAAACAGAGTTAGATACTGTTATTGGCAATAAACGTTTTGTAGAAATCACAATATCATCTAATAGAAAAGTGAATAAATTTGAGTTTATCACTAAAAATAAATTGAAGTTACACCAGTTTAAAGTAAACGATGTTTTGGTGAATGACGGGAAAATTTATGAAATAAAAAACGGTACTTTTTTAATTTACCATTTAGCAAATCAAGATAAAGAAGTTACGTTGTCTTTTAGTGTTTTAAACGAGGATAAATTAGATATTATTCTAAATGAAATTTCTTACGATTTATTAGAAAACGATCATTTTACTATTACACCAAGAACAGAAGAAATGATGCCAATCCCTTTTGTAACCAATGATGCTATTATTATTTCTAAAAAATTGAAGTTGTAA
- a CDS encoding DnaJ C-terminal domain-containing protein produces MAFVDYYKILGITKSASEADIKKAYRKLARKHHPDLNPNDKTAEKNFKDINEANEVLSNKENRKKYDTYGEHWQNGEAYEQEKQRQQEHQRRSQSSQGGYSQEDFSDIFGDMFSGGGASGRRTSAKYRGQDYNSEIQLNLKDVYKTQKQVITVNGKNIRITIPAGVENGQNIKIKGHGGKGVNGGPNGDLYIQFSILNNTKFKRDKDNLYIDVDLDLYTALLGGDLMVDTFDGKVKLTIKPETANGTKVKLKGKGFPKYRKEGQFGDLYITYQLKIPTKLNEKEIELIKELQKQR; encoded by the coding sequence ATGGCCTTTGTAGATTATTACAAAATATTAGGAATTACTAAAAGTGCTTCTGAAGCTGATATTAAAAAAGCCTACAGAAAATTAGCACGAAAACACCATCCAGATTTAAATCCGAATGATAAAACTGCCGAGAAAAACTTTAAAGACATTAATGAAGCCAATGAAGTTTTAAGCAACAAAGAAAATCGTAAGAAATACGACACCTATGGAGAACATTGGCAAAACGGAGAGGCTTACGAACAAGAAAAACAAAGACAACAAGAGCATCAAAGAAGATCTCAAAGTAGTCAAGGTGGGTATTCTCAAGAAGATTTTTCTGATATTTTTGGAGACATGTTTAGCGGTGGTGGGGCTTCTGGAAGAAGAACAAGTGCAAAATATAGAGGACAAGATTATAATTCTGAAATTCAATTAAACTTAAAAGATGTTTACAAAACCCAAAAACAAGTAATTACTGTTAACGGTAAAAACATTAGAATTACAATTCCGGCTGGTGTAGAAAACGGTCAGAACATCAAAATAAAAGGACACGGAGGAAAAGGTGTAAATGGTGGCCCAAATGGAGATTTATACATTCAGTTTTCTATTCTAAATAACACCAAATTTAAACGAGACAAAGACAATCTTTATATTGATGTTGATTTAGATTTATACACCGCATTACTAGGTGGTGATTTAATGGTTGATACTTTTGATGGTAAAGTAAAATTAACCATTAAACCAGAAACAGCAAACGGAACCAAAGTAAAACTGAAAGGAAAAGGATTTCCTAAATATAGAAAAGAAGGTCAGTTTGGAGATTTATACATTACCTATCAACTTAAAATACCTACTAAATTAAACGAAAAAGAAATAGAATTAATTAAAGAATTACAAAAACAACGCTAA
- a CDS encoding GIDE domain-containing protein yields the protein MALVTDFDSFIIPLIFVVLVGLIIFITYFFSTKQKIIRTLSKLPIKQIGSLKNNQFTRFTGKALHIKEPLIAPFSKRKCVFYVIKIEQKKSSGKNNHWRTIVNEEKVQDFFIEKNSDFAMVRLHQNPKNYTCHLVVDKKVNSGTFNAPTSEFNALLKQYDIKSENFFGFNKSLRYSEAIIEIGEQITVAGIAKWKSLKEPIAGYSYSKIAELESSDKQKLIITDLPNIKSKKRV from the coding sequence ATGGCATTAGTTACAGATTTCGACTCCTTTATAATTCCGCTTATATTTGTTGTATTAGTTGGTCTTATTATATTTATAACGTATTTTTTTAGTACAAAACAAAAAATTATAAGAACACTTTCTAAACTACCTATTAAACAAATTGGAAGTTTAAAAAATAACCAATTCACAAGATTTACGGGAAAAGCTTTACATATAAAAGAACCTTTAATTGCTCCTTTTAGCAAAAGAAAATGTGTGTTTTATGTAATAAAAATTGAACAGAAAAAAAGTAGTGGAAAAAATAACCATTGGAGAACGATTGTAAATGAAGAAAAAGTGCAAGATTTTTTCATAGAAAAAAACAGTGATTTTGCCATGGTAAGACTACATCAAAACCCCAAAAACTATACGTGTCATTTAGTGGTTGATAAAAAAGTAAATTCAGGTACTTTTAATGCACCAACTTCAGAATTTAACGCATTATTAAAACAGTATGATATTAAAAGTGAAAACTTTTTTGGTTTCAATAAATCTTTAAGATATTCTGAAGCAATTATAGAAATTGGAGAACAAATTACCGTTGCAGGTATTGCAAAATGGAAAAGTTTAAAAGAACCTATAGCAGGCTATTCGTATTCTAAAATAGCCGAACTAGAAAGTTCTGATAAACAAAAATTAATTATTACAGATTTACCAAATATTAAATCTAAAAAAAGAGTTTAA
- a CDS encoding ABC transporter ATP-binding protein, producing the protein MNTILEAKNINKFFKKPVSFHVLKDINFKIKKGEFASIVGKSGCGKSTLLYILSTMDTDYEGELYINNQLISGDKKDKLAHIRNKHIGFVFQFHYLLSEFSVLENVMLPAKKLGEKSFPEIAQDAMLKLKMLNIEHLAQKKASQISGGEKQRVAIARALINNPSIIMGDEPTGNLDSHNSDNVFNIFRRLSNEQGLSLLIVTHDEDFAKKTDRIITMEDGRIIS; encoded by the coding sequence ATGAATACAATTTTAGAAGCAAAAAATATTAATAAATTTTTTAAAAAGCCTGTATCTTTTCATGTATTAAAAGATATTAATTTTAAAATTAAAAAAGGTGAGTTTGCTTCTATAGTAGGGAAATCTGGTTGTGGTAAATCTACATTATTGTATATTTTATCTACTATGGATACAGATTATGAAGGAGAATTATATATAAACAACCAATTAATTTCTGGAGACAAAAAAGACAAATTAGCACATATTAGAAACAAACATATTGGTTTTGTTTTTCAATTTCATTATTTATTATCAGAATTTTCTGTGCTAGAAAATGTAATGCTTCCTGCTAAAAAATTAGGAGAAAAATCTTTTCCAGAAATAGCGCAGGATGCAATGTTAAAATTAAAGATGTTAAACATAGAGCATCTAGCTCAAAAAAAAGCATCACAAATATCTGGAGGTGAAAAACAACGAGTTGCCATTGCAAGGGCTCTAATTAATAACCCTTCTATAATTATGGGAGATGAGCCTACCGGAAATTTAGATAGTCATAACTCTGATAATGTTTTTAACATTTTTAGACGATTAAGTAACGAACAAGGTTTGTCTTTACTTATTGTAACACATGATGAGGATTTTGCAAAAAAAACAGATAGAATTATTACCATGGAAGATGGCAGAATAATAAGTTAA
- a CDS encoding pyridoxamine 5'-phosphate oxidase family protein, with protein sequence MITNLNDSECKNLLANNYIGQLGYIYIDRPFVVPMTYFFEKEDIIIGYSEDGHKTKSMRDNRKVSLLVSEKTDSNVCNSVLVHGFYEELSGSEAKKDLHEFSAGIKELILKKEHKEVNCIGDFSHKKETKNTTIVFRIRIDDLTGKKITY encoded by the coding sequence ATGATAACAAATTTAAACGATTCTGAATGTAAAAACCTATTAGCAAATAATTATATAGGTCAATTAGGATATATTTATATCGATAGACCTTTTGTTGTACCAATGACCTATTTTTTTGAAAAGGAAGACATTATTATTGGTTATTCTGAAGATGGACATAAAACAAAATCAATGAGAGATAATAGAAAAGTTTCTCTATTAGTTTCAGAAAAAACAGATAGCAACGTTTGTAATTCTGTATTAGTTCACGGATTTTATGAAGAGTTATCTGGTTCTGAGGCAAAGAAAGATTTACATGAGTTTTCTGCAGGAATTAAAGAACTTATTTTAAAAAAAGAACATAAAGAAGTAAATTGTATTGGAGATTTTTCACACAAAAAAGAAACCAAAAATACAACCATCGTATTTAGAATAAGAATAGATGATCTGACAGGAAAAAAGATTACGTACTAG
- a CDS encoding chaperone modulator CbpM → METQNLISIQQFCEHYSIPTAFINELKEYELIEVIAENDDNYIKITQITEVEKMIRLHYDLNINLEGVDAIYNLLNQVDSLKKEINNLQNKLNFYENE, encoded by the coding sequence ATGGAAACTCAAAATTTAATATCTATTCAGCAATTTTGTGAGCATTACAGCATACCTACAGCTTTTATAAACGAATTAAAAGAGTATGAATTAATAGAGGTTATTGCAGAAAATGATGATAACTATATTAAAATTACGCAAATAACAGAAGTAGAAAAAATGATTCGGTTGCATTATGATTTAAACATAAATCTAGAAGGGGTTGATGCAATTTATAACTTATTAAACCAAGTAGATTCTTTAAAAAAAGAAATAAATAATTTGCAAAACAAACTTAACTTTTATGAAAATGAATAA
- a CDS encoding GNAT family N-acetyltransferase, with product MKFHLETERLLLRELRATDLEGMFALDSNPSVHKYLGNKPINTREEAQRRIQFVKEQYIENGIGRFAAIEKSSGNFIGWSGLKLNKGEKESLNGFQDFIDIGYRFIPKYWRKGYGLESAIACLEYGFNTLNLDIIYGAAETGNIGSNKILQSIGLQFVNKFEEHNEQVNWYELKKVNYGK from the coding sequence ATGAAATTTCATTTAGAAACAGAAAGATTACTTCTTAGAGAGCTTAGAGCAACCGATTTAGAAGGAATGTTTGCGTTAGATTCTAATCCAAGTGTTCATAAATATTTAGGAAACAAGCCTATTAACACTAGAGAAGAAGCACAAAGAAGAATTCAATTTGTTAAAGAACAATATATAGAAAACGGTATTGGCAGGTTTGCTGCAATAGAAAAATCTTCAGGTAATTTTATAGGCTGGTCTGGTTTAAAATTAAATAAAGGAGAAAAAGAAAGTTTAAATGGTTTTCAAGATTTTATTGATATTGGCTATCGATTCATTCCTAAATATTGGCGAAAAGGATATGGTTTAGAATCTGCAATTGCTTGTTTAGAATATGGTTTTAATACCCTGAATTTAGACATTATTTATGGTGCTGCAGAAACAGGGAATATTGGTTCTAACAAAATTTTACAAAGTATTGGTTTGCAATTTGTAAATAAATTTGAAGAACATAATGAGCAAGTAAATTGGTACGAACTAAAGAAAGTTAATTATGGAAAGTAG
- a CDS encoding single-stranded DNA-binding protein, with translation MNTLRNKVQLIGRLGQDPEIVTFKDGNKMAKFSMATDDSYKDKAGNKIERAYWHNIVITGGLVNVVENYVSKGKEIAVEGKLTNRSYDTKEGEKRYITEIMVNELLLLGAK, from the coding sequence ATGAATACGTTAAGAAACAAAGTACAATTAATTGGTAGATTGGGTCAAGACCCAGAAATAGTAACTTTTAAAGATGGTAACAAAATGGCCAAATTTTCTATGGCTACAGATGATAGTTACAAAGACAAAGCAGGTAATAAAATAGAGCGTGCTTATTGGCACAATATTGTTATTACTGGTGGTTTGGTTAATGTGGTAGAAAACTATGTAAGCAAAGGAAAAGAAATAGCGGTTGAAGGAAAACTAACAAACAGATCTTATGATACCAAAGAAGGAGAAAAAAGATATATTACAGAAATTATGGTGAATGAATTATTGCTTTTAGGAGCTAAATAA